One stretch of Pandoraea oxalativorans DNA includes these proteins:
- a CDS encoding Do family serine endopeptidase: MLRRFWLLFAQAVTVLLALLFIIATLKPQWLQRQGSFGKQLANPIIALQEVAPSLSDKPAAGSYADGAQKAMPAVVSIFSSKEQKQNRDPRLDDPLFRYFFGDGGGTVRQDPVSSLGSGVIVSSEGYILTNHHVVDGADEIEVALADGRKARAKLVGSDPETDLAVLKITLDNLPAITLGRMEQVRVGDVVLAIGNPFGVGQTVTMGIISALGRNHLDISTFENFIQTDAAINPGNSGGALVDVNGNLLGINTAIYSRSGGNMGIGFAIPVSTTRSVLESIITTGGVTRGWVGVEPQDITSDIAESFGLQQDSGVIIAGVVQGGPADKAGVQPGDILTKVNDESIRDTTELLNVIAQIKPGTQAKLHVTRKKKELDLTATIGKRPPPPKRAVQDEDDGSDENNAD; encoded by the coding sequence ATGCTCAGACGCTTCTGGCTACTGTTCGCGCAAGCGGTCACCGTGCTGCTTGCGTTGCTCTTCATCATCGCCACTCTCAAGCCTCAGTGGCTGCAACGCCAGGGTTCGTTCGGCAAGCAACTCGCCAATCCGATCATCGCCTTGCAGGAAGTCGCGCCGAGTCTGTCCGACAAACCGGCAGCAGGCTCCTATGCGGATGGCGCACAAAAGGCCATGCCCGCGGTCGTCAGCATTTTTTCCAGCAAGGAACAAAAGCAGAATCGCGACCCGCGCCTCGATGATCCGCTGTTCCGCTATTTCTTCGGAGATGGCGGCGGCACGGTGCGTCAGGACCCGGTGTCGAGCCTCGGTTCTGGCGTGATCGTGAGCAGCGAAGGCTATATTCTCACGAATCATCACGTGGTGGACGGCGCCGACGAGATCGAAGTCGCCCTCGCCGACGGCCGCAAAGCCCGCGCCAAGCTGGTCGGCAGCGACCCGGAAACCGATCTGGCCGTGCTCAAGATCACGCTCGACAATCTGCCCGCCATCACCCTCGGGCGCATGGAACAGGTGCGCGTGGGCGACGTGGTACTCGCCATCGGCAACCCGTTCGGCGTCGGCCAGACGGTCACCATGGGCATCATCAGCGCGCTGGGCCGCAACCACCTCGACATCAGCACGTTCGAGAATTTCATCCAGACCGATGCCGCCATCAACCCCGGTAACTCGGGCGGCGCACTGGTCGACGTGAACGGCAATCTGCTGGGCATCAACACGGCAATTTACTCGCGCAGCGGCGGCAATATGGGCATCGGCTTCGCGATTCCCGTGTCGACGACGCGCTCGGTGCTCGAGAGCATCATCACGACCGGCGGCGTCACGCGCGGCTGGGTTGGTGTCGAACCGCAGGACATCACCTCGGACATCGCCGAGTCTTTCGGGCTGCAACAGGATTCCGGCGTCATCATCGCGGGCGTCGTGCAGGGTGGTCCGGCCGATAAGGCAGGCGTCCAGCCGGGCGACATCCTGACGAAGGTGAACGACGAGTCGATTCGCGACACGACCGAGTTGCTCAACGTCATCGCCCAGATCAAGCCGGGCACGCAGGCCAAGCTGCATGTCACGCGCAAGAAGAAGGAACTGGATCTGACGGCGACGATCGGCAAGCGTCCCCCGCCGCCCAAGCGCGCCGTGCAGGACGAAGACGACGGCAGCGACGAGAACAACGCCGACTGA
- the mscL gene encoding large conductance mechanosensitive channel protein MscL — MSFMSEFKEFAVKGNVIDLAVGVIIGGAFGKIVDSVVKDLIMPIVGAIFGGLDFSSKFILLGAIPPDFKGNPTSYADLTKAGVAVFGYGNFITVALNFLILAFIIFMMVKQINRLKRPEPEAPAAPAPTPEDIVLLREIRDSLKKQNG; from the coding sequence ATGAGCTTCATGTCGGAATTCAAGGAATTTGCCGTCAAAGGCAATGTGATCGATCTGGCCGTCGGTGTGATCATCGGCGGGGCCTTTGGCAAGATCGTCGATTCGGTCGTCAAAGACCTGATCATGCCGATTGTCGGCGCCATCTTCGGCGGGCTTGACTTCTCGAGCAAATTCATCCTGCTCGGCGCCATCCCGCCGGACTTCAAAGGCAACCCCACGTCCTACGCCGACCTGACCAAGGCCGGTGTTGCCGTGTTCGGCTACGGCAACTTCATCACCGTCGCCCTGAACTTCCTGATTCTGGCGTTCATCATCTTCATGATGGTCAAGCAGATCAACCGCCTGAAGCGCCCGGAGCCGGAAGCCCCGGCCGCCCCGGCGCCCACCCCGGAAGACATTGTTTTGCTGCGCGAAATCCGCGACAGCCTCAAGAAGCAGAACGGCTGA
- a CDS encoding Nif3-like dinuclear metal center hexameric protein: MNRVELELYLNDTLQTAQFRDYCPNGLQVEGRSEIRKIASGVTASLAFLEAARDWGADAVLVHHGYFWKNEEARITGMKRKRLGLLIGNDINLFAYHLPLDAHPELGNNAQLGKLLGFADDGGRFGPDQLGWLGAPAQPMTLAALAAHVEAQLGRQPLVLGDPSRQVNRVAWCTGGAQGFFEAAIAAGADVYISGEVSEPTQHLAMESGAGYLAAGHHATERGGARALGEHVAERFGLEHRFFDMPNPA; this comes from the coding sequence ATGAATCGTGTTGAACTCGAATTGTATCTGAACGATACCCTGCAAACCGCGCAATTTCGCGATTACTGCCCGAACGGCCTACAAGTCGAGGGACGCAGCGAGATCAGGAAAATCGCCAGCGGTGTGACCGCCAGCCTGGCGTTTCTCGAGGCTGCCCGCGACTGGGGTGCGGATGCCGTGCTCGTCCATCACGGTTATTTCTGGAAGAACGAAGAGGCCCGCATTACCGGAATGAAGCGCAAGCGTCTCGGGCTGCTGATCGGCAACGATATCAACCTCTTCGCCTACCATCTGCCGCTCGACGCACATCCCGAACTGGGCAACAACGCCCAACTCGGCAAGCTGTTGGGGTTCGCCGACGATGGTGGCCGTTTCGGCCCCGATCAGCTCGGATGGCTCGGTGCACCCGCGCAACCGATGACGCTCGCCGCCCTCGCAGCCCACGTCGAAGCGCAACTGGGACGCCAACCTCTGGTGCTGGGTGACCCCAGCCGTCAGGTGAACCGGGTGGCGTGGTGTACCGGCGGGGCGCAGGGCTTCTTCGAAGCGGCGATTGCCGCCGGGGCGGACGTGTACATCAGCGGTGAGGTGTCCGAGCCGACACAGCACCTCGCGATGGAAAGCGGTGCGGGGTATCTGGCGGCAGGGCATCACGCGACCGAGCGCGGCGGTGCCCGGGCGCTCGGCGAGCATGTCGCGGAACGCTTCGGACTCGAACATCGATTCTTCGATATGCCGAACCCGGCCTGA
- the hisA gene encoding 1-(5-phosphoribosyl)-5-[(5-phosphoribosylamino)methylideneamino]imidazole-4-carboxamide isomerase → MLLIPAIDLKDGQCVRLKQGDMDQATVFSEDPAAMARHWVEQGARRLHLVDLNGAFAGKPRNEAAIHAIIEEVGADIPVQLGGGIRDLGTIERFLDAGLSYVIIGTAAVKNPGFLRDACSAFGGHIIVGLDAKDGKVATDGWSKLTGHEVVDLARKFEDYGVESIIYTDIGRDGMLQGINIEATVRLAQAVTVPVIASGGLSNLGDIDALCKVEGEGVEGVICGRAIYSGDLNFASAQTRADELSEGAA, encoded by the coding sequence ATGCTGCTCATCCCGGCCATCGACCTTAAAGACGGTCAATGTGTTCGCCTTAAACAAGGCGACATGGATCAAGCCACCGTATTCTCGGAGGACCCCGCCGCCATGGCTCGACATTGGGTCGAGCAAGGTGCGCGCCGCCTCCATCTGGTGGACTTGAACGGTGCATTTGCTGGCAAGCCGCGTAACGAAGCGGCCATCCACGCCATCATCGAGGAAGTCGGCGCCGACATCCCCGTGCAACTGGGCGGCGGTATTCGCGACCTGGGCACCATCGAGCGCTTTCTCGACGCCGGTCTGTCGTACGTCATCATCGGTACGGCGGCCGTGAAGAACCCCGGTTTCCTGCGCGATGCCTGCAGCGCGTTCGGCGGCCACATCATCGTCGGCCTCGACGCCAAGGATGGCAAAGTGGCCACCGACGGCTGGAGCAAGCTCACCGGCCACGAAGTCGTGGATCTGGCGCGCAAGTTCGAGGACTACGGCGTCGAGTCGATCATCTACACCGACATCGGTCGCGACGGCATGCTCCAGGGCATCAACATCGAAGCGACGGTGCGCCTCGCGCAGGCGGTGACCGTGCCGGTGATCGCCAGCGGCGGACTGTCGAATCTGGGCGATATCGATGCGCTGTGCAAGGTCGAAGGCGAGGGCGTCGAAGGCGTCATCTGCGGTCGTGCCATCTACTCGGGCGATCTGAATTTCGCGTCGGCGCAAACGCGTGCCGACGAGCTTTCCGAAGGAGCGGCATAA
- the hisF gene encoding imidazole glycerol phosphate synthase subunit HisF yields the protein MALAKRIIPCLDVTAGRVVKGVNFVELRDAGDPVEIARRYDEQGADELTFLDITATSDGRDLILPIIEAVAAQVFIPLTVGGGVREVADVRRLLNAGADKVSMNSSAVANPQLVADAAAKYGSQCIVVAIDAKRVSADGEAPRWEVFTHGGRKNTGLDAVAWAKQIEALGAGEILLTSMDRDGTKSGFDLALTRAVSDAVSIPVIASGGVGSLADLANGVTEGHADAVLAASIFHYGEHTVGEAKRFMADKGISVRL from the coding sequence ATGGCTCTCGCTAAACGCATCATCCCGTGTCTGGACGTGACGGCCGGCCGCGTGGTCAAGGGCGTCAACTTCGTCGAACTTCGCGACGCGGGCGACCCCGTCGAGATCGCCCGCCGCTATGACGAGCAGGGCGCGGACGAACTGACGTTCCTCGACATCACCGCGACCTCCGACGGGCGCGATCTCATTTTGCCGATCATCGAAGCGGTGGCCGCGCAGGTCTTCATCCCCCTCACGGTGGGTGGCGGCGTGCGCGAAGTGGCAGACGTTCGCCGTCTGCTCAATGCCGGTGCGGACAAGGTCAGCATGAACTCGTCGGCAGTCGCGAATCCGCAACTGGTCGCCGACGCGGCGGCCAAGTACGGCTCGCAATGCATCGTCGTGGCCATCGATGCCAAGCGTGTCTCGGCCGACGGCGAAGCGCCGCGCTGGGAAGTCTTCACGCACGGCGGTCGTAAGAACACCGGTCTCGACGCGGTGGCCTGGGCCAAACAGATCGAGGCGCTGGGGGCGGGTGAAATCCTGCTCACGAGCATGGACCGCGACGGCACCAAGAGCGGCTTCGATCTGGCGCTCACGCGTGCCGTGTCCGACGCCGTGAGCATTCCCGTGATCGCCTCGGGCGGCGTGGGTTCGCTGGCCGATCTGGCCAACGGCGTGACCGAAGGCCATGCGGATGCCGTGCTGGCCGCGAGCATCTTCCACTACGGCGAGCACACCGTCGGCGAAGCGAAGCGCTTCATGGCCGATAAGGGCATTTCCGTACGTCTGTAA
- the tatC gene encoding twin-arginine translocase subunit TatC produces the protein MSDEKQIPEGGTEETFISHLVELRNRIIRAGTSVIVVFLSLVYWAPDIFRLLARPLTQSLPADGKLIVTDITGSFFVPMKVTLMVAFVIALPIVLYQVWAFIAPGLYQHEKKLVMPLVVSSYSLFLIGMAFAYFLVFPTVFHFIAHYNAPLGAEMNTDIDNYLSFVLTMFMAFGVTFEVPVVVVVLARMGVVSIAKLKQIRPYVVVGAFVLAAVVTPPDILSQLLLAVPLCILYELGLIAARIFVKQGQAPDGENTEEDGKATS, from the coding sequence GTGAGCGACGAGAAACAAATCCCCGAAGGGGGCACCGAAGAGACCTTCATCTCGCATCTGGTCGAGCTGCGCAACCGCATCATTCGTGCGGGCACGTCCGTGATCGTGGTCTTCCTGTCGCTGGTCTACTGGGCCCCGGACATCTTCCGGCTGCTCGCCCGCCCGCTCACCCAATCGCTGCCCGCCGACGGCAAGCTGATCGTCACCGACATCACCGGCTCGTTCTTCGTCCCGATGAAGGTCACGTTGATGGTCGCGTTCGTGATTGCGCTGCCCATCGTGCTGTATCAGGTGTGGGCGTTTATCGCGCCAGGGCTGTATCAGCACGAGAAGAAGTTGGTCATGCCGCTGGTCGTGAGCAGCTACTCGCTGTTCCTGATCGGTATGGCGTTCGCGTATTTCCTCGTCTTCCCGACGGTGTTCCACTTCATCGCGCACTATAACGCGCCCCTTGGCGCGGAGATGAACACCGATATCGACAATTACCTGAGCTTCGTGCTGACGATGTTCATGGCGTTTGGCGTGACGTTCGAGGTGCCGGTGGTGGTCGTGGTGCTTGCCCGCATGGGCGTCGTGAGCATCGCCAAGCTCAAGCAGATTCGTCCGTATGTGGTGGTCGGAGCGTTCGTGCTGGCGGCTGTCGTCACGCCGCCGGACATCCTCTCGCAACTGCTGCTGGCCGTGCCGCTCTGTATCCTCTACGAGCTGGGCCTGATCGCCGCACGGATCTTCGTCAAACAGGGGCAGGCCCCCGACGGCGAGAACACCGAAGAGGACGGCAAGGCGACGTCCTGA
- the tatA gene encoding Sec-independent protein translocase subunit TatA: protein MGSLSIWHWLIVLVIVMMVFGTKKLRNMGSDLGGAVKGFKDGMKEGEASPSKEDPAAAKELRDSTTIDVQAKDASNHKQG, encoded by the coding sequence ATGGGTTCGTTGAGTATTTGGCACTGGCTGATCGTGCTGGTGATCGTGATGATGGTTTTCGGCACCAAGAAGCTGCGCAACATGGGTAGCGATCTGGGTGGTGCGGTCAAGGGCTTCAAGGACGGCATGAAGGAAGGCGAAGCCTCCCCGTCCAAGGAAGATCCGGCGGCTGCCAAGGAACTGCGCGATTCGACCACCATCGACGTGCAGGCCAAGGACGCGAGCAATCACAAGCAAGGCTAA
- the hisB gene encoding imidazoleglycerol-phosphate dehydratase HisB: MRIAEVVRDTSETQIRVKIDLDGTGRKTLDTGVPFLDHMLDQIARHGLIDMDVEAKGDTYIDDHHTVEDVGITLGMAVAKAIGDKKGIVRYGHSYVPLDEALSRVVIDFSGRPGLEFHVPFTRARVGNFDVDLLIEFFRGFVNHAGVTLHIDNLRGINAHHQCETVFKAFGRALRMAVEIDPRAAGVVPSTKGSL, translated from the coding sequence ATGCGCATTGCGGAAGTCGTTCGCGATACCAGCGAAACGCAAATACGCGTCAAGATTGACCTGGACGGCACCGGCCGGAAGACGCTCGATACCGGCGTGCCGTTTCTGGACCACATGCTCGACCAGATCGCGCGCCACGGCCTCATCGACATGGATGTCGAAGCCAAGGGCGATACCTACATCGACGACCACCATACGGTGGAAGACGTCGGCATCACGCTGGGTATGGCGGTGGCCAAGGCCATCGGCGACAAGAAGGGCATCGTGCGTTACGGCCACAGCTATGTGCCGCTCGACGAAGCCCTCTCGCGGGTGGTGATCGACTTCTCGGGTCGTCCCGGTCTCGAATTCCATGTGCCTTTCACGCGCGCTCGCGTGGGCAACTTCGACGTCGACCTGCTCATCGAATTTTTCCGTGGCTTCGTGAATCACGCGGGCGTCACGCTCCATATCGACAACCTGCGCGGCATCAACGCCCACCACCAGTGCGAGACGGTGTTCAAGGCGTTCGGTCGTGCCCTGCGCATGGCGGTCGAGATCGATCCGCGTGCTGCGGGTGTCGTGCCGTCCACGAAGGGAAGCCTCTGA
- the hisC gene encoding histidinol-phosphate transaminase, with translation MSVDQVIRPDVLAMSTYPVPDASGFLKLDAMENPYGLPDALRTALAQRLADVALNRYPAPRPQALLEKLSRTMGVPAGAKLLLGNGSDEIISMIAMATARPGAAVIAPMPGFVMYEMSSRFAGVEFVGVPLTADFSLDMPAMLGAIAAHPGAVVYLAYPNNPTGNLFADADIETLVRAAGNGLVVIDEAYQPFAGKTWMPRLPEFPNLLVMRTVSKLGLAGIRLGYVAGGAEWLDQLDKVRPPYNVNVLTQACAEFMLDHLDVLDAQAAELRAERTRLAATVAALPGVTVFASDANFLLVRVPDADKTHAGLLAHKVLIKNVGKMHVLLANCLRLTVGTPTENAAMAKALAASL, from the coding sequence ATGTCCGTCGACCAAGTGATTCGCCCCGATGTGCTCGCTATGAGCACCTATCCCGTGCCCGATGCCAGCGGCTTTCTGAAGCTCGACGCGATGGAGAACCCCTACGGTCTGCCCGATGCGCTGCGCACCGCGCTGGCGCAGCGTCTGGCGGATGTGGCGCTCAATCGCTATCCTGCGCCGCGCCCGCAGGCGCTGCTCGAGAAGCTCTCGCGCACGATGGGCGTGCCCGCAGGCGCGAAGTTGCTCCTCGGCAATGGCTCGGACGAAATCATCAGCATGATCGCGATGGCGACGGCGCGTCCGGGCGCGGCGGTCATCGCGCCGATGCCGGGATTCGTAATGTACGAGATGTCGTCGCGGTTCGCGGGTGTCGAGTTTGTCGGCGTGCCGCTCACGGCCGACTTCTCGCTCGATATGCCTGCGATGCTGGGCGCGATTGCGGCGCATCCCGGCGCGGTGGTCTATCTGGCGTATCCGAACAACCCGACCGGCAATCTGTTCGCCGACGCGGACATCGAGACGCTGGTGCGCGCGGCAGGCAACGGGCTGGTGGTGATCGACGAGGCGTACCAACCGTTCGCGGGCAAGACGTGGATGCCGCGTCTGCCCGAATTCCCCAATCTGCTGGTGATGCGCACCGTCTCCAAGCTCGGACTGGCGGGTATTCGCCTGGGCTATGTGGCGGGCGGCGCCGAGTGGCTGGATCAGCTCGACAAGGTGCGCCCGCCCTACAACGTGAACGTGCTGACGCAGGCGTGCGCCGAATTCATGCTCGATCACCTCGACGTGCTCGACGCGCAGGCGGCCGAGTTGCGCGCGGAGCGCACCCGTCTGGCGGCCACGGTGGCGGCGCTTCCCGGGGTGACGGTGTTCGCCAGCGACGCGAATTTCCTGCTCGTTCGGGTGCCGGATGCAGACAAAACCCACGCTGGGCTGCTCGCGCACAAGGTGCTGATCAAAAACGTGGGTAAAATGCACGTATTGCTGGCCAATTGCCTCAGATTGACGGTCGGCACCCCCACGGAGAATGCCGCAATGGCCAAGGCTCTGGCGGCATCACTCTAA
- the hisI gene encoding phosphoribosyl-AMP cyclohydrolase, with the protein MTQDWLDKVSWDEQGLVPVIAQEVGSNDVLMFAWMNREALARTVEIGEAVYYSRSRKRLWHKGEESGHVQKVHEIRLDCDEDVVLLKVTQNDGIACHTGRHSCFFQKFEGNAAEGQWTTVEPVLKDPNKIYK; encoded by the coding sequence ATGACGCAAGACTGGCTGGACAAAGTAAGTTGGGACGAGCAGGGCCTCGTGCCCGTGATCGCGCAGGAAGTCGGCAGCAACGACGTGCTGATGTTCGCCTGGATGAACCGCGAAGCGCTCGCGCGCACCGTGGAAATCGGCGAGGCCGTCTATTACTCGCGTTCGCGCAAGCGTCTATGGCATAAGGGCGAGGAGTCGGGGCACGTGCAGAAGGTGCATGAGATCCGTCTCGATTGCGACGAAGACGTCGTGCTGCTCAAGGTGACGCAGAACGATGGCATCGCCTGCCACACGGGCCGTCATTCCTGCTTCTTCCAGAAGTTCGAGGGCAACGCCGCGGAAGGTCAGTGGACCACCGTCGAGCCGGTGCTCAAGGACCCGAACAAGATCTACAAGTGA
- a CDS encoding histidine triad nucleotide-binding protein — MTHDNCIFCKIVAGQIPSAQVYSDDDVVVFKDINPAADLHLLMVPRKHIATLQDCQPEDQALLGKMMLLAPKLAREQGYAFDGDATNIDGNGFRVVMNTGPGGGQEVYHLHMHILAGPRPWKRM, encoded by the coding sequence ATGACGCACGACAACTGTATCTTCTGCAAAATCGTCGCCGGGCAGATCCCGAGCGCGCAGGTCTATAGCGACGACGACGTCGTGGTGTTCAAGGACATCAATCCGGCCGCCGACCTGCACCTGCTCATGGTCCCGCGCAAGCATATCGCCACGTTGCAGGACTGCCAGCCCGAAGATCAGGCGCTGCTCGGCAAGATGATGCTGCTCGCGCCGAAACTGGCCCGCGAGCAGGGTTACGCTTTCGATGGCGACGCAACGAACATCGACGGCAACGGGTTTCGCGTGGTGATGAACACCGGGCCGGGCGGCGGGCAGGAGGTTTATCATCTTCACATGCACATTCTGGCCGGACCGCGGCCGTGGAAGCGCATGTAG
- the tatB gene encoding Sec-independent protein translocase protein TatB yields MIDLGLSKLMLIGVVALVVIGPERLPKVARTAGALFGRAQRYINDVKAEVSREMELDELRNMRSQFEDAARSAQNTVQKQLHEQEASLNDAWASATGTSSNEIAGGGTDAATGYSDSYLSEPVVTSSLRAKPKRRNWRVRRAATPMWFKQASTTRTQVQSGAARVARHTPAKLRRPIKFF; encoded by the coding sequence ATGATCGATCTCGGCCTTTCCAAACTGATGTTGATCGGCGTGGTTGCGCTGGTCGTGATCGGTCCCGAACGCCTGCCCAAAGTGGCGCGCACGGCGGGCGCGCTGTTTGGCCGCGCCCAACGCTATATCAACGACGTGAAGGCCGAAGTGAGCCGCGAGATGGAACTCGACGAGTTGCGCAACATGCGCAGCCAGTTCGAGGACGCGGCCCGCAGCGCGCAGAACACCGTTCAGAAGCAGTTGCATGAGCAGGAGGCATCGCTCAACGATGCCTGGGCGAGCGCCACCGGCACGTCGTCGAACGAGATCGCCGGGGGCGGTACCGATGCTGCGACCGGGTACTCCGATAGCTACCTGTCCGAGCCGGTGGTGACGTCGAGCCTGCGCGCGAAGCCCAAGCGTCGCAACTGGCGTGTGCGCCGGGCTGCAACGCCCATGTGGTTCAAGCAGGCCAGCACGACGCGCACGCAGGTGCAGTCGGGTGCGGCGCGCGTGGCGCGTCACACGCCGGCCAAGCTGCGCCGGCCCATCAAGTTCTTCTGA
- a CDS encoding MarC family protein — MTLDAFKFFISLLALINPLGAIPLFISLTSTQTREEKRHTINVAAIAVALVVAGSGLFGEAIIRFFGISIASLEVGGGVIMLLMAVNMINAQTGNTRATAEERHEAEERPNIAVVPLAIPLLTGPGTISTVIIYSGRAHGWAQILALMAIGVGVGAVCWVALRSAGRIEGWLGRTGINIGTRLMGLILSALAVEFIIDGLKILLPGLR, encoded by the coding sequence ATGACGCTCGACGCCTTCAAGTTCTTCATTTCGTTGCTGGCCCTGATCAATCCGCTCGGGGCGATTCCGCTGTTCATCAGCCTGACGTCGACGCAGACGCGGGAAGAGAAGCGCCACACGATCAACGTTGCGGCGATTGCCGTGGCACTGGTGGTGGCGGGGTCGGGACTGTTCGGTGAGGCCATCATCCGCTTCTTCGGCATCTCGATTGCGTCGCTGGAAGTCGGTGGCGGCGTGATCATGCTGCTCATGGCGGTGAACATGATCAACGCGCAGACCGGGAACACGCGGGCGACGGCGGAAGAGCGTCACGAAGCGGAGGAGCGGCCGAACATCGCCGTGGTGCCGCTGGCGATTCCTCTGCTCACCGGGCCGGGAACGATCAGTACCGTGATCATCTACTCCGGCCGCGCGCACGGCTGGGCGCAGATTCTGGCGCTCATGGCGATTGGCGTGGGGGTGGGTGCAGTGTGCTGGGTGGCGTTGCGCAGTGCCGGACGTATCGAAGGCTGGCTCGGGCGCACCGGCATCAACATCGGCACGCGCCTGATGGGGTTGATCCTCTCGGCGCTGGCCGTGGAATTCATTATCGATGGTTTGAAAATACTGCTGCCGGGTTTGAGATGA
- a CDS encoding DUF4870 family protein: MRKLTHVLYALYALFWLTGGVTAIVAIIVNYIKRDDAAGTLYASHFTWQIRTFWWSVVWAVLGVALAVVVVGFAILWVLGIWTLYRIVKGWLYLNDNKPMYAARA; encoded by the coding sequence ATGCGCAAGCTCACGCACGTGCTCTACGCGCTGTATGCGCTGTTCTGGCTCACTGGCGGTGTGACCGCCATCGTGGCCATCATCGTCAACTACATCAAGCGCGACGACGCGGCCGGCACGCTGTACGCGTCGCATTTCACCTGGCAAATCCGCACCTTCTGGTGGTCGGTGGTCTGGGCGGTACTGGGCGTGGCGCTTGCCGTCGTGGTGGTCGGGTTCGCGATTCTCTGGGTGCTGGGCATCTGGACGCTGTACCGGATCGTCAAGGGCTGGCTGTATCTGAACGACAACAAACCCATGTACGCGGCGCGCGCCTGA
- a CDS encoding phosphoribosyl-ATP diphosphatase yields the protein MNDTLERVAEVIASRKGGDPDKSYVARLFHKGDDAICKKIGEEATEVVLAAKDIRIGGADDLRQKLVNETADLWFHCMVLLAHHDLSPNEVLAELARREGLSGLVEKAQRGTRGEHAD from the coding sequence ATGAACGATACGCTCGAGCGTGTTGCCGAAGTGATCGCGTCGCGTAAGGGCGGCGATCCCGACAAGTCGTACGTTGCCCGTCTGTTTCACAAGGGCGACGACGCCATTTGCAAGAAGATCGGCGAAGAAGCGACCGAAGTCGTGCTCGCGGCCAAGGACATTCGCATTGGCGGGGCGGACGATCTGCGTCAGAAGCTCGTCAACGAGACGGCCGATCTGTGGTTTCACTGCATGGTGCTGCTGGCCCACCACGACCTGAGCCCGAACGAAGTGCTCGCCGAGCTGGCGCGTCGCGAAGGGCTGTCGGGCCTTGTCGAGAAGGCACAGCGCGGCACGCGCGGCGAACACGCGGACTGA
- the hisH gene encoding imidazole glycerol phosphate synthase subunit HisH, with translation MNKIAIVDYGMGNLRSVYQALRAAAPEADVSISSDAAEIRAADRVVLPGQGAMRDCMGCLNESGLREAVVEAAATKPMFGVCVGEQMLFDMSDEGNTPALGLLPGRVVRFDLEGQVQDDGSRFKVPQMGWNRVCQTQGAHPIWAGVPDDSYFYFVHSYYVVPAKPELTAGETVYGVPFTCAVAQDNIFATQFHPEKSAQAGLALYRNFAQWKP, from the coding sequence ATGAATAAGATTGCGATTGTCGACTACGGAATGGGCAACCTGCGCTCGGTCTATCAGGCGCTGCGTGCCGCAGCCCCGGAGGCCGACGTGAGCATCAGCAGCGACGCCGCCGAGATTCGCGCCGCCGACCGCGTGGTGCTGCCGGGTCAGGGCGCGATGCGCGACTGCATGGGCTGCCTGAACGAGTCGGGCCTGCGCGAGGCCGTCGTCGAAGCCGCCGCCACCAAGCCGATGTTCGGCGTGTGCGTGGGCGAGCAGATGCTGTTCGATATGTCGGACGAAGGCAACACCCCTGCGCTGGGCCTGCTGCCGGGCCGCGTGGTGCGCTTCGATCTCGAAGGTCAGGTGCAGGACGACGGGTCGCGCTTCAAGGTGCCGCAGATGGGCTGGAACCGCGTGTGTCAGACGCAGGGCGCTCACCCGATCTGGGCCGGTGTGCCCGACGACAGCTATTTTTACTTCGTGCACAGCTACTACGTTGTGCCCGCGAAGCCCGAACTGACGGCCGGCGAGACGGTCTACGGCGTGCCCTTTACCTGTGCAGTGGCCCAAGACAATATCTTCGCCACTCAGTTTCACCCGGAAAAGAGCGCCCAGGCGGGGCTTGCGCTTTACCGCAATTTTGCACAATGGAAGCCCTGA